A genomic window from Pecten maximus chromosome 6, xPecMax1.1, whole genome shotgun sequence includes:
- the LOC117328842 gene encoding protein THEM6-like — translation MILIVCFLLLFVFFDISYYIRQIFLVVTSLIRRRSSTRHLLESSEIEGIVLTSDLDLQFHMNNARYLRECDLGRTKLWIENRIIGKIGVGKMVRLTNAAQSVRYRKSLQLFDRFKVVSKVIFWDEKAFYLEQQVLRQTDNFVCAVIICKQSVIGCSPASLIQKLSGHSTITSPPMTLELQTLMESWQLSSDRLKKQS, via the exons ATGATACTAATTGTGTGCTTTCTCTTGCTGTTTGTATTCTTTGACATCAGCTACTACATACGTCAAATCTTTCTCGTCGTTACGTCCCTTATTAGGCGGAGATCCTCGACAAGGCACCTGCTGGAAAGCAGCGAGATCGAAG GTATTGTCCTTACAAGCGACCTTGATCTCCAATTTCACATGAACAATGCACGTTATTTACGTGAATGTGATTTGGGGCGTACGAAACTGTGGATAGAAAATAGAATCATTGGGAAGATTGGTGTTGGAAAGATGGTGAGGTTGACCAATGCTGCACAAAGTGTCCGTTACCGCAAGTCCCTGCAGCTCTTTGACAGATTCAAAGTTGTCAGCAAG GTTATCTTTTGGGATGAAAAGGCTTTTTATTTGGAGCAACAAGTTTTACGACAAACAGATAATTTTGTATGTGCTGTAATTATATGCAAGCAGTCTGTGATAGGATGTTCCCCAGCTAGTCTAATTCAGAAATTATCTGGACATTCCACTATTACCTCGCCTCCGATGACTCTCGAACTCCAAACACTCATGGAGTCATGGCAACTCTCAAGTGATCGACTAAAGAAGCAGTCTTAG